Proteins encoded by one window of Arachis hypogaea cultivar Tifrunner chromosome 1, arahy.Tifrunner.gnm2.J5K5, whole genome shotgun sequence:
- the LOC112790714 gene encoding probable serine/threonine-protein kinase WNK11: protein MPGAKVHPSYAESDTFIEVDPTGRYVRYPELLGSGSVKRVYRAFDKEEGIEVAWNQVRLKNFKDDPVMVDRLHSEIMLLRGFSNDHIISLFASWKDDVSDTLNFITEVCSSGSLREYRKRHKNVSMKAVKKWSKQILEGLNYLHTHNPCIIHRDLNCSNVFVNGNTGQVKIGDLGLAAVVGRSHSAHSVLGTPEFMAPELYSEKYTEKVDIYSFGMCVLEMVTREIPYSECESVVKIYKKVTSGVRPQSLNKINNSDLKSFIHKCIAHPPSARPSAAQLLHDPFFHDLHS from the coding sequence ATGCCTGGCGCTAAAGTTCATCCATCATACGCAGAGTCAGATACATTCATTGAGGTGGATCCGACAGGAAGATACGTGAGGTACCCTGAACTTCTAGGATCAGGTTCAGTGAAGAGAGTGTACAGAGCATTTGACAAAGAAGAGGGAATAGAAGTGGCCTGGAACCAAGTGAGGCTCAAGAACTTCAAGGATGACCCTGTCATGGTCGATAGGCTTCACTCCGAAATCATGTTGCTAAGAGGCTTCTCGAACGACCACATCATTTCGCTATTCGCATCCTGGAAGGATGACGTCAGCGACACTTTGAATTTCATCACGGAAGTGTGCAGCAGCGGCAGTCTGAGGGAGTACAGGAAGAGGCACAAGAATGTCTCCATGAAGGCGGTGAAGAAATGGTCAAAGCAGATTCTAGAAGGTTTGAATTATTTGCACACACACAATCCCTGCATCATCCACAGAGACCTCAACTGCAGTAATGTGTTTGTCAATGGAAATACGGGCCAGGTTAAGATCGGTGACTTGGGCTTGGCGGCGGTTGTGGGGAGGAGTCACTCGGCGCATTCGGTTCTGGGGACGCCGGAGTTCATGGCGCCGGAGTTGTACTCGGAGAAGTACACGGAGAAGGTGGACATATACTCGTTTGGGATGTGTGTGTTGGAGATGGTGACGAGAGAGATTCCGTACAGCGAGTGTGAGAGTGTTGTGAAGATATACAAGAAGGTGACGTCAGGCGTGAGGCCGCAGTCGCTGAATAAGATTAACAATTCCGACCTCAAGTCCTTCATTCACAAGTGCATCGCTCATCCGCCCTCTGCTAGACCTTCTGCTGCCCAGCTTCTTCACGACCCTTTCTTTCATGACCTTCATTCTTAG
- the LOC112711050 gene encoding uncharacterized protein has translation MQEMFSMYIENRAQISFIELYIEFEQSEADRNILREDYNTDSEEEFESNYQFVGPDGDGGEDQEIPIVADGEFAVGMEFGSREAVIKAIKEYTIRRSVDYRVYESEPLTFYAKCTQYGSGCDWLIRDHSKLDSLTIAEAIKPLVEADPSLKVKSVIAEVQSKEPSAVVHFETMPAYQGDELVGDIRVLHRVFWSYYPCIRAFRHCKPVVQVDETHLYGKYKGCLLVAVSQDGNNNIVPIAFAVVEGETSDAWHFFLSNLRQHVVTRDGIGLISDRHESINAAVERSNGAWSPPRTFHMFCIRHIESNFLRKFKAPYLQKLVVNIGYSRTVREYELRYQRLRERGEAYTDWLNRIPREQYALAFDGGYRWGHMTTNLVECINSVLKGARNLPITALVKATFYRLNELFTRKRAEAEARISAGHVFSDVVSSKLHANQLASGNIQVSCFDRLNEVFEVREMPSGMEFAVDLRGLRCDCGEFQVDRIPCRHVFACCANQRLDWKLYVHDVYKMDQIRRVYRARFRPLGNPTTWPAYNGPRFVPNPYLRRVTKGRPKMTRFLNEMDTRMLRRPRRCRLCGAEGHTRSRCRQSSGANAGENAQ, from the exons atgcaagagatgttttcaatgtatattgaaaaccGGGCTCAGATCTCCTTCATCGAGTTgtatattgagtttgaacaatctgaGGCCGACCGAAATATTCTACGAGAAGATTATAATACTGACAGCGAAGAAGAGTTCGAAAGTAACTACCAGTTTGTTGGTCCAGATGGAGATGGAGGTGAAGATCAAG AGATTCCTATTGTCGCAGATGGTGAGTTTGCCGTTGGTATGGAGTTCGGTTCGAGGGAAGCTGTTATTAAGGCGATAAAAGAGTATACCATACGACGAAGTGTAGACTACcgggtgtatgagtctgagccgttgacattttatgccaagtgtacGCAGTACGGAtcagggtgtgattggcttatcagg GACCATTCGAAGCTGGATTCTCTCACAATTGCAGAAGCGATAAAGCCATTGGTTGAGGCGGACCCGTCCTTAAAGGTAAAGTCGGTTATAGCAGAAGTGCAATCGAA GGAGCCGTCAGCTGTTgtccattttgagactatgcctgctTATCAAGGGGATGAATTGGTGGGTGATATTCGAGTACTGCACCGAGTAttctggagttattacccctgTATTAGGGCATTCAGACACTGTAAACCAGTTGTCCAGGTGGATGAGACTCACTTGTATGGAAAGTATAAGGGTTGTCTGCTAGTGGCAGTTTCACAAGATGGGAACAACAATATTGTCCCAATTGCGTTTGCTGttgtggagggagagacttctgatgcatggCACTTTTTCCTAAGTAACCTTCGTCAACATGTTGTCACTCGGGATGGTATTGGTCTAATATCCGACCGACACGAATCCATCAATGCAGCTGTGGAGCGCAGTAATGGAGCTTGGTCACCTCCTAGAACTTTTCATatgttttgcatcaggcatatTGAGTCAAACTTTCTGCGGAAATTCAAGGCACCGTACCTCCAAAAATTGGTCGTCAACATTG GATATTCAAGGACGGTGCGGGAGTACGAACTGCGATACCAGCGATTGCGGGAACGGGGCGAAGCGTATACAGACTGGTTAAACCGAATTCCTCGCGAGCAGTATGCATTGGCATTTGACGGTGGATACCGATGGGGGCACATGACGACGAATCTTGTGGAATGCATCAATTCAGTGttgaagggtgcacgcaatctGCCTATAACTGCTCTTGTGAAGGCAACATTCTACAGGCTAAACGAGTTGTTCACCCGAAAAAGAGCAGAGGCAGAAGCGCGGATTAGTGCGGGGCATGTGTTCTCAGATGTCGTGAGTTCGAAGTTGCATGCAAACCAGCTTGCATCGGGGAACATTCAGGTCAGTTGCTTTGACCGCCTGAATGAGGTCTTTGAGGTGCGTGAGATGCCAAGTGGAATGGAATTTGCAGTTGATCTACGAGGACTTCGATGTGACTGCGGTGAGTTCCAGGTGGATCGGATCCCTTGCAGACATGTGTTCGCTTGTTGTGCTAACCAACGACTGGATTGGAAACTATATGTCCATGATGTGTATAAGATGGACCAGATTCGGCGGGTGTACCGAGCAAGGTTTAGGCCACTAGGTAATCCTACAACATGGCCAGCTTACAATGGACCTCGGTTCGTACCGAATCCGTACCTTAGGCGCGTCACGAAAGGTCGCCCCAAGATGACTCGCTTCTTAAATGAGATGGACACGCGAATGTTACGTCGTCCTAGGCGATGTAGGCTATGTGGAGCTGAGGGACATACTCGTAGCAGATGCCGTCAGTCATCTGGTGCAAATGCCGGCGAAAATGCTCAGTAG